The following are encoded together in the Lactuca sativa cultivar Salinas chromosome 1, Lsat_Salinas_v11, whole genome shotgun sequence genome:
- the LOC111912531 gene encoding WUSCHEL-related homeobox 9, with the protein MASSNRHWPSMFKSKPTCNTHHHHQWQSHDSNNLLSSPCHRSPYTSGCEERSPEPKPRWNPKPEQIRILESIFNSGMVNPPRDEIRKIRAQLQEYGQVGDANVFYWFQNRKSRSKHKSRNLQKTQNHQSFPVSAATTKVATTSSSSSSEKSSSKSIEFLLNSPTASVNQQPHAYFSGGGTGYHHQHHSEFSQEPFFFTTAQQPPPPQPPIATTASFTQGFSFSELGNAINQDHHHGNLDQNVGSSSGMLLTDLMMMTRQNGISKNNTNKGVEEEKMVKMSTYNFTQPSAPASIVTPNHPPPTTTTTVPSTVNDIRGLEEPSNGKSTVFINDVAFEVASGPFNVREAFGDDAVLIHSYGQPVVTNEWGVTLQSLQHGAFYYLVRSFSYDQSSTIDMI; encoded by the exons ATGGCTTCATCAAATAGACACTGGCCTAGTATGTTCAAATCCAAACCCACCTGCAACACTCATCATCACCACCAATGGCAATCTCACGACTCCAACAATCTCCTTTCTTCTCCCTGTCACAGATCTCCTTACACCTCCG GATGCGAGGAGAGAAGCCCGGAACCGAAGCCAAGATGGAACCCAAAACCTGAACAAATCCGAATCCTTGAATCCATTTTCAACTCCGGAATGGTGAATCCTCCGAGGGACGAAATCAGAAAAATCCGAGCGCAGCTTCAAGAATATGGACAAGTTGGTGATGCGAACGTCTTTTACTGGTTCCAAAACCGGAAATCTAGAAGCAAACACAAGAGTCGAAATCTCCAAAAAACCCAAAACCACCAATCTTTTCCGGTTTCTGCTGCCACCACAAAGGTGGCAACCACCTCGTCGTCCTCTTCATCGGAAAAGTCATCCTCCAAGTCAATCGAGTTTCTTCTCAACTCCCCTACAGCTTCAGTAAACCAACAGCCACACGCCTACTTTAGCGGTGGAGGGACGGGTTACCACCACCAACACCATAGTGAATTCTCGCAAGAACCCTTCTTTTTCACCACAGCTCAACAACCACCACCGCCGCAACCACCTATCGCCACCACTGCCAGTTTCACACAAGGGTTTTCTTTCTCGGAGTTGGGAAATGCGATTAATCAAGATCATCACCATGGAAATCTTGATCAGAATGTTGGGAGTAGCTCTGGGATGTTGCTAACTGATTTAATGATGATGACTCGCCAAAATGGTATCTCAAAGAATAATACTAACAAaggtgttgaagaagagaaaatGGTGAAAATGTCAACGTATAATTTTACTCAACCTTCAGCTCCTGCTTCCATTGTAACTCCAAATCATCCTcctcctactactactactacagtTCCATCAACAGTAAATGATATCCGAG GTTTGGAGGAACCAAGTAATGGGAAATCAACGGTGTTCATCAATGACGTGGCATTTGAGGTAGCATCTGGTCCGTTTAATGTGAGGGAGGCGTTTGGTGATGATGCGGTGTTGATACACTCTTATGGACAGCCAGTGGTGACAAACGAGTGGGGGGTAACTCTTCAGTCTCTTCAACATGGTGCATTTTATTACTTGGTGCGCTCATTCTCGTATGATCAATCAAGCACCATAGACatg ATTTAA